Proteins encoded together in one Microbacterium oxydans window:
- a CDS encoding glycosyltransferase family 2 protein has translation MRTPLVTVILPAKDAGEYIGTTLETLARQFAHADALKLVAIDDGSRDDTGALMRQYAERFAHAEVVRNPTARGLASARNQGLEHVEGDAFCFLDGDDWMQPRRLEVLVSRLRELDCDFLRTDHVAVTGRERTLVRAPYPWRERVLPPREAILPEGETTMVDYPFAWAGVFHRRVIDRGLADFPPGLFTAEDRPWIWRLHLQAASFAVVDAPALLYRRGVATSLTQVRDRRQLDFARAMGQVIDVVEQDHEAERFLPKVVRTALALSSHHLVRARRMSPQLRAEMRTGIRDMLGRLPADEVGAVLGRLDGPRRRVLARILRQAGRAR, from the coding sequence GTGCGCACACCCCTCGTCACCGTCATCCTGCCCGCCAAGGACGCCGGCGAGTACATCGGGACGACGCTCGAGACGCTCGCCCGCCAGTTCGCGCACGCGGACGCCCTCAAGCTCGTCGCGATCGACGACGGCTCGCGCGACGACACCGGCGCGCTCATGCGGCAGTACGCGGAGCGGTTCGCGCACGCCGAGGTGGTGCGGAACCCGACCGCCCGCGGACTGGCGAGCGCCCGCAACCAGGGCCTGGAGCACGTCGAGGGGGACGCCTTCTGCTTCCTCGACGGCGACGACTGGATGCAGCCGCGACGGCTCGAGGTGCTGGTGTCGCGGCTGAGGGAGCTCGACTGCGACTTCCTGCGCACCGACCACGTCGCCGTCACCGGGAGGGAGCGGACCCTCGTGCGGGCGCCGTACCCCTGGCGCGAGCGTGTGCTCCCGCCGCGGGAGGCGATCCTCCCGGAGGGCGAAACGACGATGGTGGACTACCCCTTCGCGTGGGCGGGAGTCTTCCACCGCCGGGTCATCGACCGCGGGCTCGCCGACTTCCCTCCGGGACTGTTCACGGCGGAGGACCGGCCGTGGATCTGGCGTCTCCACCTGCAGGCCGCGTCGTTCGCCGTCGTCGACGCCCCGGCGCTGCTGTATCGCCGTGGGGTCGCGACCTCGCTCACCCAGGTGCGGGACCGGCGGCAGCTCGACTTCGCCCGGGCGATGGGTCAGGTGATCGACGTGGTGGAACAGGATCACGAGGCCGAGCGCTTCCTGCCGAAGGTCGTCCGGACCGCACTCGCCCTCAGCTCGCACCACCTGGTGCGCGCGCGTCGGATGAGTCCGCAGCTCCGCGCCGAGATGCGGACGGGCATCCGCGACATGCTCGGCCGACTGCCCGCCGACGAGGTGGGCGCGGTGCTCGGGCGCCTCGACGGACCGCGGCGCCGGGTGCTCGCGCGCATCCTCCGGCAGGCGGGGCGGGCGAGATGA
- a CDS encoding DUF4229 domain-containing protein, protein MKKPAPILVYTVLRLLAFLVPLAILWIFFPIFREFWWLAAIFAALIGMSISMLFLRTPLTDASARLHERRESRSSGGQADADAEDQAIDDADEPRDGDVRA, encoded by the coding sequence GTGAAGAAGCCCGCGCCCATCCTCGTCTACACCGTGCTGCGGCTGCTGGCGTTCCTCGTCCCGCTCGCGATCCTCTGGATCTTCTTCCCGATCTTCCGCGAGTTCTGGTGGCTGGCCGCCATCTTCGCCGCGCTGATCGGCATGAGCATCTCGATGCTGTTCCTGCGCACGCCGCTCACCGACGCCTCCGCGCGACTGCACGAGCGGCGCGAGAGCCGCTCGTCCGGTGGCCAGGCCGACGCGGATGCCGAGGATCAGGCGATCGACGACGCGGACGAGCCGCGCGACGGCGACGTCCGGGCCTGA
- a CDS encoding 1,4-dihydroxy-2-naphthoate polyprenyltransferase, whose protein sequence is MAASSQRKKKTPSAKRTPARTSGNPAKRPVIEAGPVTVSDWIGAARLRTLPLAIAPVIIGTGAARSTGPEFHWVIALACLAVAVLLQIGVNFTNDYSDGVRGTDAHRVGPARLTASGRVKPRTVLVIGLVFFALAALVGLAIVVRTGQWWMLAVGAACIVAAWFYTGGKRPYGYYGLGEVFVFVFFGLVATLGTTWVQVFELPQQAWLGAIAAGLFACAVLLANNLRDIDQDREVGKRTLTVLIGRRATQVLFTLFVLAPFVIAVFLALLFPIAWISLLALLAGLPAITIVWLYRQPKELVTALALTSLTSLLYAGALFWAFVG, encoded by the coding sequence GTGGCAGCATCCTCCCAGCGCAAGAAGAAGACCCCCAGCGCCAAGCGCACCCCGGCCCGCACCAGCGGCAACCCGGCGAAGCGTCCGGTCATCGAAGCGGGTCCGGTGACGGTATCCGATTGGATCGGGGCCGCTCGTCTGCGCACGTTGCCGCTGGCGATCGCACCCGTGATCATCGGCACGGGCGCGGCGCGCAGCACGGGGCCGGAGTTCCACTGGGTCATCGCGCTCGCCTGCCTCGCCGTCGCGGTCCTGTTGCAGATCGGCGTGAACTTCACGAACGACTACAGCGACGGCGTCCGAGGCACCGACGCCCACCGGGTCGGCCCGGCGCGACTGACGGCGTCCGGTCGGGTGAAGCCGCGCACCGTCCTGGTCATCGGACTGGTCTTCTTCGCGCTCGCTGCGCTCGTGGGACTGGCGATCGTGGTGCGCACCGGGCAGTGGTGGATGCTGGCCGTCGGCGCCGCCTGCATCGTCGCCGCGTGGTTCTACACCGGCGGCAAGCGCCCCTACGGCTACTACGGCCTCGGCGAGGTCTTCGTGTTCGTGTTCTTCGGGCTCGTCGCGACGCTCGGCACGACCTGGGTGCAGGTGTTCGAGCTGCCGCAGCAGGCCTGGCTCGGAGCGATCGCCGCAGGCCTGTTCGCCTGCGCCGTGCTGCTCGCCAACAACCTGCGCGACATCGATCAGGACCGCGAGGTCGGCAAGCGCACCCTGACGGTGCTGATCGGACGCCGGGCGACGCAGGTGCTGTTCACGCTCTTCGTGCTCGCACCCTTCGTCATCGCCGTGTTCCTGGCGCTGCTGTTCCCGATCGCCTGGATCTCCCTGCTGGCGCTGCTCGCCGGGCTTCCGGCCATCACGATCGTGTGGCTGTACCGTCAGCCCAAGGAGCTGGTCACCGCGCTCGCGCTCACGTCGTTGACGTCGCTGTTGTACGCGGGCGCCCTGTTCTGGGCGTTCGTGGGCTGA
- a CDS encoding DUF4287 domain-containing protein → MSFQAYLDNIETKTGLTPRQFIELATEKGFDKTTKAAPIVAWLKEDYQLGQGHAMALVHVITKGPQISAKHVGTEGTHADASDTLWLDGKDSNPNA, encoded by the coding sequence GTGTCCTTCCAGGCATACCTCGACAACATCGAGACCAAGACCGGTCTCACCCCGCGGCAGTTCATCGAGCTCGCCACCGAGAAGGGGTTCGACAAGACGACCAAGGCGGCCCCGATCGTCGCGTGGCTCAAGGAGGACTACCAGCTCGGTCAGGGGCACGCGATGGCCCTCGTGCACGTGATCACCAAGGGCCCGCAGATCAGCGCCAAGCACGTCGGCACGGAGGGCACGCACGCGGATGCATCCGACACGCTCTGGCTCGACGGCAAGGACAGCAACCCGAACGCCTGA
- a CDS encoding Lrp/AsnC family transcriptional regulator has translation MDDSVDRAILAAISRDGRATLSQLSDAVGLSVSAVQSRLRRLETRGVISGYRAILDPEQVGTPLSAFIEITPLDPAQPDNAPELLEHLDAIEACHSIAGDASYMLFVRVPSPRALEELVRDVRLAANVSTRTTVVLQTYYEHRPIIPVASAE, from the coding sequence ATGGATGATTCTGTCGACCGCGCGATCCTGGCCGCGATCTCCCGTGACGGCCGCGCCACGCTCTCTCAGCTCTCGGACGCCGTCGGCCTGTCGGTCTCGGCCGTCCAGTCCCGTCTGCGCCGGTTGGAGACCCGGGGAGTGATCTCCGGCTATCGCGCGATCCTCGACCCCGAGCAGGTGGGCACACCGCTCTCGGCATTCATCGAGATCACGCCCCTCGACCCCGCCCAGCCCGACAACGCCCCAGAGCTGCTCGAGCACCTCGATGCGATCGAGGCCTGCCACTCCATCGCGGGCGACGCGAGCTACATGCTGTTCGTCCGGGTCCCGTCGCCCCGAGCGCTGGAGGAGCTCGTGCGCGACGTGCGGCTCGCGGCGAATGTCAGCACGCGCACGACCGTGGTGCTGCAGACGTACTACGAGCACCGTCCGATCATCCCGGTGGCCTCGGCGGAGTAG
- a CDS encoding DUF6421 family protein, which translates to MSLISANSSAVQAIVGEPEVVEDASIAEQSAAWAQLKDAAIALREMQIKDGSIPDAAHHAVARELVGAITVAIRALAPAFPHDAEYLAASVADFDRWSASDFGVPDFLDSLMAFQPQQHRVDGIRHLVVFPMYTQNGSSERLVEALIVETIWPEFIAALEAGDYGNKLFVSLRLVDFTPGYDTNSAVLFPETVAMREIPTFTWGAIFQDREAARYRRVTRAAAEITNLDLPERAAAMLDDQQVAEKTFVMWDIIHDRTHMRGDLPFDPFMIKQRMPFFLYSLEEMRCDMTAFRESVKIERALAARIAAGEELTTTEQEMHDYAHLVQYAVIFDRIFRFSITGTRTRNYDAVGGQLLFAWLHQRGVLHWTDTALTFDWDAVPDAVVALGDAIDDLYWHSIDRPKVAHWLAAYDLVRSTLTPHPASQWARGLSDEILAGAPKGYTDAVMDDEFPLSMFFETLDKKMKPVIESTVGIRGTDD; encoded by the coding sequence ATGTCCCTCATTTCCGCCAACAGTTCCGCTGTGCAGGCCATCGTCGGCGAACCCGAGGTCGTCGAGGACGCGTCGATCGCCGAGCAGTCCGCCGCCTGGGCGCAGCTCAAGGACGCCGCGATCGCGCTCCGCGAGATGCAGATCAAGGACGGCTCGATCCCGGACGCCGCGCACCACGCCGTGGCCCGCGAGCTCGTCGGCGCGATCACCGTGGCGATCCGCGCCCTGGCCCCCGCCTTCCCGCACGACGCCGAGTACCTGGCCGCATCCGTCGCCGACTTCGACCGCTGGTCCGCCTCGGACTTCGGCGTGCCGGACTTCCTCGACTCGCTCATGGCCTTCCAGCCGCAGCAGCACCGCGTCGACGGCATCCGTCATCTCGTCGTGTTCCCGATGTACACGCAGAACGGCTCGAGCGAGCGCCTGGTCGAGGCGCTGATCGTCGAGACGATCTGGCCGGAGTTCATCGCGGCGCTCGAAGCGGGCGACTACGGCAACAAGCTGTTCGTCTCGCTGCGCCTCGTGGACTTCACCCCCGGCTACGACACCAACTCGGCCGTGCTGTTCCCCGAGACCGTCGCGATGCGTGAGATCCCGACCTTCACCTGGGGCGCGATCTTCCAGGACCGCGAGGCCGCCCGCTACCGGCGCGTCACCCGGGCCGCGGCCGAGATCACCAACCTCGACCTGCCCGAGCGCGCGGCCGCGATGCTCGACGACCAGCAGGTGGCCGAGAAGACCTTCGTCATGTGGGACATCATCCACGACCGCACCCACATGCGCGGCGACCTGCCCTTCGACCCGTTCATGATCAAGCAGCGGATGCCGTTCTTCCTCTACTCGCTGGAGGAGATGCGCTGCGACATGACGGCGTTCCGCGAGTCGGTGAAGATCGAGCGTGCCCTCGCGGCCCGCATCGCCGCCGGTGAAGAGCTCACCACGACCGAGCAGGAGATGCACGACTACGCGCACCTCGTGCAGTACGCGGTGATCTTCGACCGCATCTTCCGCTTCTCGATCACGGGCACCCGCACGCGCAACTACGACGCGGTCGGCGGGCAGCTCCTGTTCGCGTGGCTGCACCAGCGCGGCGTGCTGCACTGGACGGACACGGCCCTCACGTTCGACTGGGACGCCGTGCCGGATGCCGTGGTGGCCCTCGGCGACGCGATCGACGACCTGTACTGGCACTCGATCGACCGCCCGAAGGTCGCGCACTGGCTCGCCGCGTACGACCTCGTCCGCAGCACGCTCACCCCGCATCCCGCGTCGCAGTGGGCCCGCGGCCTGTCCGACGAGATCCTCGCCGGGGCGCCGAAGGGCTACACGGACGCCGTGATGGACGACGAGTTCCCGCTGTCGATGTTCTTCGAGACCCTCGACAAGAAGATGAAGCCGGTCATCGAGTCGACCGTCGGCATCCGGGGCACGGACGACTGA
- a CDS encoding SDR family oxidoreductase, which translates to MAEHTDAGSAGRTVVLAGATSAAGLAVTRALIAADARVVATGRSAERLQELADAGAQVEVADASSLDEMTVLAARLGPVDAVVPLVGGWRSGGGLAGQSDEDFAALLPALEAVRATSRAFDGALRASTAGRFAIISSTAVARPLAGGANYAAIKAASEAWARAVAQGYAKAAREAGEPLRAASIVFRAKALDPEVLAARIIALWGEDATELNDRVFDLD; encoded by the coding sequence ATGGCTGAACACACCGACGCCGGATCCGCCGGCCGCACCGTCGTCCTGGCCGGAGCGACCAGCGCCGCTGGCCTCGCCGTGACGCGTGCCCTGATCGCCGCGGACGCCCGTGTCGTCGCCACCGGTCGTTCCGCAGAGCGCCTGCAGGAGCTGGCGGATGCCGGGGCGCAGGTCGAGGTCGCCGACGCGAGCTCCCTCGACGAGATGACCGTTCTCGCCGCACGCCTCGGGCCCGTGGACGCCGTCGTCCCGCTGGTCGGCGGCTGGCGCAGCGGAGGGGGCCTCGCCGGGCAGTCGGACGAGGACTTCGCCGCGCTGCTGCCCGCGCTCGAAGCCGTCCGCGCCACGAGCCGGGCGTTCGACGGCGCGCTGCGCGCGTCCACCGCCGGCCGCTTCGCGATCATCTCGTCCACCGCGGTCGCGCGACCGCTGGCCGGAGGCGCGAACTACGCCGCGATCAAGGCCGCGAGCGAGGCCTGGGCCCGCGCCGTCGCCCAGGGGTATGCCAAGGCCGCACGCGAGGCCGGAGAGCCGCTGCGCGCGGCATCGATCGTGTTCCGCGCGAAGGCGCTCGATCCTGAGGTGCTGGCCGCACGGATCATCGCGCTGTGGGGTGAGGACGCCACCGAGCTCAACGACCGGGTGTTCGACCTGGACTGA
- a CDS encoding MFS transporter, with translation MERTAAKTAFANVLVNTLIANVTTSFLWFALTFWVYIETRSVLATGIIGGAYMLFVAFFAMAFGTIVDRNRKRTVMLISSVISAVAFLVAGVLYLWQPEAVLLDLGGPWFWLFSGIILFGGVIEQLRNIALSTTVTLLVPAEKRANANGLVGTVQGIAFLVTSVFSGLSIGFLGMGWTLVIAIAAMALTFAHLLFVRIPEGTPEHDPNASSALDFRGSVQAIRLAPGLFALIIFSTFNNLIGGVYMALMDPYGLTLFNAQTWGFALAFASTGFLIGGGLVAKFGLGPRPMRTMLLVVIAMGLLGAVFMLREWWPLYVVGMWVYMALVPPVEAAEQTVIQKVVPFERQGRVFGVAAAMEAAAAPVTAFLIAPIAEFLIIPYMNTAEGQRQWGWLLGEGEARGIALICLFAGLIMVVAATLAFFTRSYRKLTELYAEAPEQEIDHGDEGDDVSSGEVADSADRSRDAVETRRADAPPIVPGMPPESR, from the coding sequence ATGGAGCGCACCGCAGCGAAGACGGCCTTCGCCAACGTCCTCGTCAACACGCTCATCGCGAACGTGACGACGAGCTTCCTGTGGTTCGCGCTCACGTTCTGGGTCTACATCGAGACGCGGTCCGTGCTCGCCACCGGGATCATCGGCGGTGCCTACATGCTCTTCGTCGCGTTCTTCGCGATGGCGTTCGGCACGATCGTCGACCGGAACCGCAAACGCACGGTCATGCTGATCTCGAGCGTGATCTCCGCGGTCGCGTTCCTGGTGGCGGGAGTGCTCTACCTCTGGCAGCCGGAGGCGGTGCTGCTCGACCTGGGCGGCCCCTGGTTCTGGCTGTTCTCGGGCATCATCCTGTTCGGCGGCGTGATCGAGCAGCTGCGCAACATCGCGCTGTCGACTACCGTCACCCTGCTCGTCCCCGCGGAGAAGCGCGCGAACGCCAACGGTCTCGTCGGCACCGTGCAGGGCATCGCGTTCCTCGTGACGAGCGTGTTCTCGGGTCTCTCGATCGGCTTCCTCGGCATGGGATGGACGCTCGTGATCGCGATCGCCGCGATGGCACTCACGTTCGCGCATCTGCTGTTCGTGCGCATCCCCGAGGGCACTCCGGAACACGACCCGAACGCGTCAAGCGCCCTCGACTTCCGGGGCAGCGTGCAGGCGATCAGGCTCGCCCCCGGGCTGTTCGCCCTGATCATCTTCTCCACGTTCAACAACCTCATCGGCGGCGTCTACATGGCGCTGATGGACCCGTACGGGCTGACGCTGTTCAACGCGCAGACGTGGGGGTTCGCGCTGGCATTCGCCTCGACCGGCTTCCTGATCGGCGGCGGACTGGTGGCGAAGTTCGGTCTCGGGCCCCGGCCCATGCGGACGATGCTGCTCGTGGTCATCGCGATGGGACTGCTCGGCGCGGTGTTCATGCTGCGCGAGTGGTGGCCGCTGTACGTGGTGGGCATGTGGGTGTACATGGCACTGGTGCCACCGGTCGAGGCCGCCGAGCAGACCGTGATCCAGAAGGTCGTGCCGTTCGAGAGGCAGGGGCGGGTGTTCGGCGTGGCCGCGGCGATGGAGGCGGCCGCAGCTCCGGTCACCGCGTTCCTGATCGCGCCCATCGCCGAGTTCCTGATCATCCCGTACATGAACACCGCCGAGGGGCAGCGGCAATGGGGGTGGCTGCTCGGTGAGGGCGAGGCCCGCGGCATCGCCCTCATCTGCCTGTTCGCCGGCCTGATCATGGTGGTGGCCGCCACGCTCGCGTTCTTCACCCGGTCGTACCGCAAGCTCACCGAGCTCTACGCCGAGGCGCCGGAGCAGGAGATCGACCACGGCGACGAGGGTGACGACGTGTCGTCCGGCGAGGTCGCCGACAGCGCCGACCGGAGCCGCGACGCGGTCGAGACGCGTCGCGCCGATGCGCCGCCCATCGTGCCGGGGATGCCACCCGAATCGCGCTGA
- a CDS encoding threonine aldolase family protein: MSIQHDPAIRGFASDNYSGIHPEVLAAIAAANGGHQSAYGEDAYTARLQEVFQAHFGEGVEAFPVFNGTGANVTGLQSMLPRWGAVIAASTAHINVDEAAAPEKIGGFKLLTVPTDDGKLTPELIDREAWGWGDEHRAQPLVVSITQSTELGTLYTADEIRTIADHAHERGMKLHLDGARISNAAAALDLPLRAFTRDAGVDVLTFGGTKNGAMLGEAIVVLNPDAADGLKYSRKFNMQLSSKMRFVSAQLIALLEGDLWLRNAQHANAMAARLRSEIETGIADGSIQGVGFTQPTQANGVFATLPDGVADQLRDSFRFYDWDAARKEVRWMCGFDTEEADVDAFVAELSRLTTR, from the coding sequence GTGAGCATCCAGCATGACCCCGCGATCCGGGGCTTCGCCAGTGACAACTACTCCGGCATCCACCCCGAGGTCCTCGCGGCGATCGCCGCGGCGAACGGGGGCCACCAGAGCGCCTACGGCGAGGACGCGTACACGGCCCGCCTGCAGGAGGTCTTCCAGGCGCACTTCGGCGAGGGCGTGGAGGCGTTCCCGGTCTTCAACGGCACCGGTGCGAACGTGACCGGCCTGCAGTCGATGCTGCCGCGCTGGGGCGCGGTGATCGCGGCGTCCACCGCCCACATCAACGTCGACGAGGCTGCGGCCCCGGAGAAGATCGGCGGCTTCAAGCTGCTCACGGTCCCCACCGACGACGGCAAGCTCACGCCCGAGCTGATCGACCGCGAAGCCTGGGGCTGGGGCGACGAGCACCGTGCGCAGCCGCTGGTCGTCTCGATCACCCAGTCCACCGAGCTCGGCACCCTGTACACGGCCGACGAGATCCGCACCATCGCCGACCACGCGCACGAGCGCGGCATGAAGCTGCACCTCGACGGCGCCCGCATCTCGAACGCGGCCGCGGCCCTCGACCTGCCGCTGCGGGCCTTCACGCGCGATGCCGGCGTCGATGTGCTCACGTTCGGCGGCACCAAGAACGGCGCGATGCTGGGTGAGGCGATCGTGGTGCTGAACCCCGACGCCGCCGACGGACTGAAGTACTCCCGCAAGTTCAACATGCAGCTGTCGTCGAAGATGCGGTTCGTGTCGGCGCAGCTGATCGCCCTGCTCGAAGGCGACCTCTGGCTGCGCAACGCGCAGCACGCGAACGCCATGGCGGCGCGCCTGCGATCGGAGATCGAGACCGGCATCGCGGACGGGTCGATCCAGGGCGTGGGCTTCACGCAGCCCACCCAGGCGAACGGCGTGTTCGCCACGCTCCCCGACGGCGTCGCCGACCAGCTCCGCGACTCGTTCCGCTTCTACGACTGGGATGCGGCCCGCAAGGAAGTGCGCTGGATGTGCGGCTTCGACACCGAGGAGGCCGACGTCGACGCCTTCGTCGCCGAGCTCTCCCGCCTCACCACGCGCTGA
- a CDS encoding FadR/GntR family transcriptional regulator, giving the protein MSERDDAPHDFSRAVLQPVSGYQAVAGFLRREMALGRIRPGDRLPPERRLAEQLGVSRETLRQALRILEGSGQIVISRGASGGAFVQDTALDPRLIREEVRTRSAEIGELTEFRSIVESGGAALAAARRSDADLEAMMQAQRDLAAAVTKAESRIADTDFHIALAEASGNSFVRDAVEEARVRMFEPVDLMSFDFVKESSWHAHEQILEAVRLGDAAAADAAMRAHLRTTREEFTRVVES; this is encoded by the coding sequence ATGAGCGAGCGTGACGACGCGCCGCACGACTTCTCCCGTGCCGTGCTCCAGCCCGTCTCGGGATATCAGGCGGTCGCCGGATTCCTGCGGCGCGAGATGGCGCTCGGCCGCATCCGACCCGGAGACCGGCTGCCGCCGGAGCGACGGCTGGCCGAGCAGCTGGGCGTCTCGCGGGAGACCCTGCGCCAGGCTCTGCGCATCCTCGAGGGCAGCGGGCAGATCGTCATCTCGCGCGGTGCATCCGGCGGGGCGTTCGTGCAGGACACGGCGCTCGATCCGCGCCTCATCCGCGAGGAGGTGCGCACCCGCTCCGCCGAGATCGGCGAGCTCACCGAGTTTCGCTCGATCGTGGAGTCCGGCGGAGCCGCACTGGCCGCCGCGCGCCGCAGCGATGCCGACCTCGAAGCCATGATGCAGGCGCAGCGTGATCTCGCGGCGGCCGTCACCAAGGCGGAGTCGCGCATCGCCGACACCGACTTCCACATCGCGCTCGCCGAGGCCTCGGGCAACTCCTTCGTCCGCGATGCCGTCGAGGAGGCGCGGGTGCGCATGTTCGAGCCCGTCGACCTGATGAGCTTCGACTTCGTGAAGGAATCGAGCTGGCACGCGCACGAGCAGATCCTGGAGGCGGTGCGCCTCGGCGACGCCGCAGCGGCGGACGCCGCGATGCGCGCGCACCTGCGCACCACGCGCGAGGAGTTCACCCGCGTCGTCGAATCCTGA
- a CDS encoding aldehyde dehydrogenase family protein has protein sequence MTYPALRTWIGGVAEESPESDGTWLHDPNTGEALVASASSSLDQVGRAVSAAQDAHDDRRWRGLAPESRAERLAALADWIDARAEEIAHLDALNSGVPISVTRLFGGANGATLRDAARRAVAIGDVRDLPSAQGGVRGHRVPWGPTALILPWNAPSAMAVKKTAFALAAGATVVLKPSSFSPWSAQLLLEGVHAVGIPDGVVGLVQGSGGVGRALVADERIAAISMTGSTPTGRAIAATAAPRFARLQLELGSNNAAIVRADADLPAAAKVLADGVLKLSGQWCEAPRRVLVDRRRRDELAGLLIAEFGRRTIGSSLDEDTEVGPVAFAARREELTAQRERLAGAGAEILRVAAVPAQGWFFEPTVAVLDGPGLADEVFGPMLLVGGYDTEDEAVALANTGQVGLAGYVFGDDKGAAAALGTRLVAGEVKVNGTSVLDMSPESSQSFFGASGLGGHGDDDVLDFFVGKQIVGSDRPGLPL, from the coding sequence ATGACCTACCCCGCCCTGCGCACCTGGATCGGCGGTGTCGCCGAGGAGAGCCCGGAGAGCGACGGCACCTGGCTGCACGACCCCAACACCGGGGAGGCCCTGGTCGCTTCCGCGTCGAGCTCGCTCGATCAGGTCGGCCGGGCCGTGTCGGCGGCGCAGGACGCGCACGATGACCGTCGGTGGCGGGGACTCGCTCCCGAGAGCCGTGCCGAGAGGCTGGCCGCCCTCGCGGACTGGATCGACGCCCGGGCCGAGGAGATCGCGCACCTCGACGCCCTCAACAGCGGGGTGCCGATCTCGGTCACACGGCTGTTCGGCGGGGCGAACGGGGCAACCCTGCGGGATGCCGCTCGGCGTGCGGTCGCGATCGGCGATGTGCGTGATCTCCCCTCCGCGCAGGGCGGTGTGCGCGGGCATCGCGTGCCGTGGGGGCCGACCGCGCTGATCCTGCCGTGGAACGCTCCGTCGGCCATGGCCGTCAAGAAGACCGCGTTCGCGCTCGCCGCAGGGGCGACCGTGGTGCTCAAGCCCTCGTCCTTCTCCCCATGGAGCGCGCAGCTCCTGCTGGAGGGCGTGCACGCGGTCGGCATCCCGGATGGAGTGGTCGGGCTGGTGCAGGGCAGCGGCGGAGTCGGGCGCGCCCTCGTCGCGGATGAGCGCATCGCCGCGATCTCGATGACCGGCTCCACGCCGACCGGCCGTGCGATCGCCGCGACCGCCGCTCCGCGGTTCGCCCGTCTGCAGCTGGAGCTGGGATCGAACAACGCCGCGATCGTCCGCGCGGATGCCGACCTGCCCGCCGCCGCGAAGGTACTGGCGGACGGTGTGCTCAAGCTCTCCGGTCAGTGGTGCGAGGCGCCGCGCCGGGTGCTGGTCGATCGGAGACGACGTGACGAGCTCGCCGGACTCCTGATCGCCGAGTTCGGTCGTCGGACGATCGGGTCGAGCCTGGACGAGGACACCGAGGTGGGCCCGGTCGCGTTCGCCGCGCGCCGCGAGGAGCTCACCGCGCAGCGCGAGCGGTTGGCCGGCGCCGGCGCCGAGATCCTGCGGGTCGCGGCGGTGCCGGCGCAGGGATGGTTCTTCGAGCCGACGGTCGCCGTGCTCGACGGGCCCGGCCTCGCCGACGAGGTGTTCGGCCCGATGCTGCTCGTGGGTGGATACGACACCGAAGATGAGGCCGTGGCCCTCGCGAACACGGGTCAGGTCGGGCTCGCCGGCTACGTCTTCGGCGATGATAAGGGCGCGGCGGCCGCGCTCGGCACGAGACTCGTCGCGGGCGAGGTCAAGGTCAACGGCACGAGCGTGCTCGACATGTCGCCGGAGTCGTCGCAGAGCTTCTTCGGCGCGAGCGGTCTGGGCGGCCACGGCGACGACGATGTGCTTGACTTCTTCGTGGGGAAGCAGATCGTCGGCTCCGACCGCCCGGGGCTTCCCCTCTGA